The following are from one region of the Prochlorococcus marinus str. SB genome:
- the ftsZ gene encoding cell division protein FtsZ: MSFGNNPNFDQSREILPSQNAKIEVIGVGGGGSNAVNRMINSDLEGVSFRVLNTDAQALLQSSAESRVQLGQNLTRGLGAGGNPSIGQKAAEESKEELQQALEGSDLVFIAAGMGGGTGTGAAPVVAEVAKQSGALTVGIVTKPFSFEGKRRMRQAEEGIARLAENVDTLIVIPNDRLKDVIAGAPLQEAFRNADDVLRMGVKGISDIITCPGLVNVDFADVRSVMTEAGTALLGIGIGSGRSRAIEAAQAAMNSPLLEAARIDGAKGCVINITGGKDMTLEDMTSASEIIYDVVDQEANIIVGAVVDEAMEGEIQVTVIATGFETTQPLNQQRIKNRLSNQPLYNYSDNKESGASIPEFLRLRQNKKDIG, translated from the coding sequence ATGAGCTTCGGTAACAATCCAAACTTTGATCAATCGAGAGAAATCCTTCCAAGCCAAAATGCCAAAATAGAAGTTATTGGTGTAGGTGGTGGTGGAAGTAATGCAGTCAATAGAATGATAAATAGTGATTTAGAAGGTGTTTCGTTTAGAGTCCTCAATACCGATGCCCAAGCCCTCCTACAATCTTCTGCAGAAAGTAGAGTTCAACTTGGACAAAACCTTACTAGAGGTTTAGGTGCAGGCGGGAATCCAAGTATTGGTCAAAAAGCAGCCGAAGAATCCAAAGAAGAGCTTCAACAAGCTTTAGAAGGATCTGATCTAGTTTTTATAGCCGCTGGAATGGGTGGAGGAACTGGTACAGGTGCTGCTCCTGTTGTTGCAGAAGTAGCCAAACAAAGTGGGGCTCTAACAGTAGGTATAGTAACCAAACCTTTTTCTTTTGAAGGGAAAAGAAGAATGCGTCAAGCAGAGGAGGGGATCGCAAGACTAGCTGAAAACGTTGATACTCTTATAGTTATTCCAAATGACCGATTAAAAGACGTTATAGCAGGAGCTCCTCTTCAAGAAGCATTTAGGAATGCTGATGATGTTCTAAGGATGGGAGTCAAAGGCATTAGTGACATAATTACTTGCCCGGGATTAGTTAATGTTGATTTTGCAGACGTTAGATCAGTTATGACTGAGGCCGGCACTGCACTTCTCGGAATAGGTATAGGTTCAGGAAGATCGAGAGCTATAGAGGCAGCACAGGCAGCAATGAATAGTCCTTTATTAGAAGCAGCAAGAATTGATGGAGCCAAAGGCTGCGTTATAAATATTACTGGAGGCAAAGACATGACTTTAGAAGACATGACCTCTGCATCTGAAATTATTTATGATGTTGTTGATCAAGAAGCGAATATTATTGTTGGTGCAGTGGTCGATGAGGCAATGGAAGGTGAGATACAAGTTACTGTAATTGCTACAGGATTTGAAACAACCCAACCATTAAACCAGCAAAGAATAAAAAACAGATTATCTAATCAACCCTTATATAATTATTCCGACAATAAAGAATCTGGAGCGAGTATTCCTGAGTTTTTGAGGTTAAGGCAAAATAAAAAAGATATAGGTTAA
- the panB gene encoding 3-methyl-2-oxobutanoate hydroxymethyltransferase — protein sequence MLPSDLVNYKKKSRKIIALTAWDSISGSIAEQANVDLVLVGDSLAMVCLGYKSTLPITLENIIYHTNAVSRGFKKRIEEQPLVVSDMPFLTYQCGEDKAVEYAGKIIQSTYAKAVKVEGAEPEIQKVISRLIRMGIPVMGHIGLTPQSYLNIGLRKQGESKASQEKIKKEASILEELGCFSIVLEHIPDLLAKEIQNSLTIPTIGIGAGNYCDGQVRVTADLLGLNDNQPPFCQPIIQGKKLLKDKLKEWVVSERLS from the coding sequence ATGTTACCTTCAGACCTAGTTAATTATAAAAAAAAATCTCGCAAAATCATTGCACTAACTGCTTGGGACTCCATATCAGGATCTATTGCAGAACAAGCAAATGTAGATCTCGTACTAGTAGGGGATTCATTAGCAATGGTCTGCTTAGGATACAAATCGACATTGCCAATAACTTTAGAAAATATAATTTATCATACTAATGCTGTTTCAAGAGGATTTAAGAAAAGAATTGAGGAACAACCTCTAGTCGTTTCAGATATGCCTTTTCTGACTTACCAATGTGGTGAGGATAAGGCTGTTGAGTATGCAGGGAAAATCATTCAGAGCACTTATGCAAAAGCTGTAAAAGTGGAGGGAGCTGAACCAGAAATACAAAAAGTTATTTCTAGATTAATAAGAATGGGAATCCCTGTTATGGGTCATATAGGTCTTACACCACAAAGCTATCTAAATATTGGATTAAGAAAACAAGGAGAAAGCAAAGCAAGCCAAGAAAAAATTAAGAAAGAGGCTTCAATTCTTGAAGAATTAGGATGTTTTTCAATAGTTCTAGAACATATTCCTGATTTGCTTGCTAAGGAAATACAAAATTCTTTAACAATTCCCACAATAGGTATCGGCGCAGGTAATTACTGCGATGGGCAAGTAAGAGTTACTGCAGATTTGTTAGGCCTCAATGATAATCAACCCCCATTTTGCCAACCAATTATCCAAGGGAAGAAACTA